GAAGGTGCTCGCGCGGGCTGAAGAACGGCTCGCGGACATGCGGAGGTATCTTTGACGTCGAGAGCAAGCGCTCGACGCTGAACGCATACGAAGAAGAGATGGCCGACGCGGCTTTCTGGAACGACCAGGAGCATGCGCGCGACATCGTTCAGCAGGTCAAGGTATTGAAGGGGTGGGTGGAACCCACCGAATCGCTGACGTCGCGCATCGCGAGTGCGCGCGAACTCGACGAACTGCTGGCGATGGAGCCGGACGCGGGCATGAACGCCGACCTCGATGCGGAAGTGGAGCGCATTGTGGTGGAGCTCGATGCCTTCGAGCTCAAGTCGCTGCTCCGCGGCAAGGACGATTTCCGCGACGCGCAGGTCGAAATTTCGGCGGGTGCCGGTGGCACGGAGGCCCAGGACTGGGCCAGCATGCTGCTGCGTCTCTACACGCGCTGGGCCGAACGCAAGGGTTTCGAGATCGAGATGCTCGACTTGTCCGAGGGCGAAGAAGCCGGGATCAAGGGCGCCGTCCTCGAAATCAAGGGACAGTTCGCCTATGGCTTCCTGCGCCCCGAGTCCGGGGTGCATCGTCTCGTGCGAATTTCACCGTTCGACTCGCAGGCGCGTCGCCACACGAGTTTTGCATCGGTCTTCGTGTATCCGGTGGTGAACGAGGAGATCAACATCGAGATCCGCGAAGAGGATCTCCGGATCGACGTGTATCGTGCCTCGGGTGCCGGTGGGCAGCACGTCAACAAGACCTCGTCGGCCGTGCGCATCACGCACTTGCCCACGGGCATCGTGTGTGCCTCGCAGCAGGAACGCTCGCAGTTCAAGAACAAGGCCACGGCGATGAAGCAGCTCAAGAATCGCCTGTATCAGCTCGAGGCGGAGAAGCAGGCGGCGGTGAAGGCCGCGTTCGACGCCAACAAGCAGGATGTGACGTTCGGCAGTCAAATCCGCAGCTACGTCTTCCAGCCCTACACGATGGTCAACGACCACCGCACCGAGCTCAAGATCGCCGACGTGCAGAAAGTGATGGACGGCGACATCGATCCGTTCATCCAGGCCTACCTCAAGCAGGAGAGCGCCGCTGGCGCCGAGGGAGGCGTGGCGTGAGTGAAGAACTGAACTTCCTGATGCAGGCTCGGCGCGAGAAGCTCGACCGCTTGCGGGCGGCTGGCGTGGAACCCTTTGGGTACTCGTTCGATCGCACGCACACGGCGGCGGAAGCCGTGGCGGCATTGGGCAGCAGCGAAGAGGGTCCGGAGGTCACCGTAGCCGGTCGTCTCGTGTCGTGGCGCAGCCAAGGCAAGACGGCGTTCGCGCACCTGGCTGACATGGACGGCCGTGTGCAGTTGTACTTCCGCAAAGACGAAATCGGCGACGCGGCCTTCGCGCAGCTGGGCGATTACGACCTGGGCGACTGGGTGGGCGTGCGTGGCACGATGATGCGCACGCGCACGGGCGAGGCCACGATCAAGGTGGTGCAGGTGGAATTGCTGTCCAAGTCACTGCGTCCGCTGCCGTTGGGCAAGGAGCAGGTGGTGGACGGGCAGCTCGTGCGCTATTCGGCCTTCAGTGATACCGAGCAGCGCGCGCGGCAGCGCTATGCGGACCTCGCGGTGCATCCCGAAGTGCGGGCGCTGTTCCGTGCCCGCTCGGTGCTCACGCGCGCCATCCGCTCGCACCTCGATGGCCTGGGGTACCTCGAAGTGGAGACGCCGGTGTTGCAGCCGCTGTACGGCGGTGCCGCGGCGCGTCCCTTCATCACGCACCACAACACGCTCGACATGCCGCTGTATCTGCGCATTGCCGACGAGTTGTACCTGAAGCGCCTCATCGTGGGCGGCTTCGAGCGCGTGTACGAGATCGGCCACGACTTCCGCAACGAAGGCATCGACCGGACGCACAATCCGGAGTTCACGATGCTCGAGTTTTACGAGGCGTTTGCCGACTACACCACCATGATGGAGCGGGTGGAGTCGCTGCTGGTGGCCGCCTCCGATGCGGTGCGTGCCATTCCCATCGTGGGTGAGAAGGTGCCGCAGCTGGTGACGCCGTTCCCGCGCATTGAGTGGGTGCCCAGTCTGTCGAAGGCGGCGGGTGCCGACGTCATGGCGGCCAGCGATGCCGAGTTGCGAAGCATGGCCGAGCGCATTGGTGTGTCCAAGGTGTCCACCCTGAGTCGGCCCAAGCTGCTCGACGAGATGTTCCAGGAACTCGTGGAGTCGCGCATCGATACACCGACGTTCGTGGTGGATTATCCGAAGGAACTCTCGCCGCTGGCCAAGCCCAAGCGCGGTGGCCCGGAAGGCATCACGGAGCGCTTCGAGCTGTTTGCCAAGGGCAAGGAACTGGCCAACGCCTTCTCCGAGCTCAACGACCCCATCGATCAGCGCGAGCGCTTCGAGGCGCAGGCGGCGCTGCGTGCCGCGGGTGACGACGAGGCGAGCGGTGTGGACGAGGATTATCTGCGCGCGATGGAGTACGGCATGCCGCCCACGGGCGGCGTGGGCATCGGCATCGACCGGTTGTTCATGTACCTCACGGACACGCACAACATTCGCGATGTGATCCTGTTCCCCACCATGCGGCCGGAGTAGTCGCATGCGTGCGCTCGAGATGGCGATTGCCTGGCGTTACCTGCGCAGTCGGCGCGGGTCGCGGCTGTTGTCGCTCAGTAGCGTCATATCCATCGCTGGCGTCGTGGTGGGCGTTTCGGCGCTCATCATCGTGATGGGGGTGATGAGTGGGTTGCAGTACTATCTCCGCGAACGCATCCTCGTGGGCAGTCCTGATGTGCGCGTGCTGCCGTATGGGGACGACATGCGGCTGCGAGACTGGCAGCCGGTCCTGGAGCAAGTGCGTCGTGCGCCCGGTGTGGAACGCGCCGCGCCCTTTGTGCAAACGCAAGCGCTGGTGCGCAACTTGCGCGGGTATCCGACGGGTGCGCAGGTGGTGGGACTGCCACCTGCCGGCGACGGCGAAGTCACCGCCATACGGCAGCAGGCCATTCTGGGGGAGTTCGCGTTCCGCCGCGAAGGCGTGGACCTGCCGGGTGTGGTATTGGGCCGCTTGCTGGCGTCCAAGCTGAACGCGTTCCCCGGTGACACGGTGGTGCTCTACGGTGTCGGCACGCAGGAGATCAACGCGTCCACCGGCATGCTCATCCCGGGCTACGATTCACTGGTGGTGACCGGGCTCTTCGAAACGGGTCTGTACGACTACGACGATGGCTGGGCCTATGTCTCGCTGGAGGCGGCGCAGCGATTCTCTGGGTTTGGCGAGGATGTGACGGGCATCGAAGTCAAGACTGCCGATCGCAACGCAGCGCCGGCGGTCGCCGACACACTGCGCGCCACATTGACAGCGCCGGTGCGGGCGATTTCGTGGCAGGAGCACAATCGCTCGTTCTTTCAGGCCCTCAGTCTCGAGAAGCTGGGCATGGGCTTCATTCTGCTGCTGATATTTGTGGTGGCAGCATTCAACATCGTCAGCACACTGACCATGGTCGTGTCGGACAAGACCCGTGAGATCGGCATTCTGCGTGCCATGGGCCTGTCGGCGACGTCTGTGCGTCGGGTCTTTCTCTGGCAGGGCGTGGTCATTGGGGCGGTCGGCACGGTGGGCGGATTGGTGCTCGGCATCAGCCTTGCCTGGCTGCTGGAGGCCAAGCAGTTGATCGCCCTCGATCCGTCGGTGTACCTCATCGATCATCTGCCGGTGAGGCTCGATATCCCAGACATCGTGCTCATTGTCGGTGTCAGTTTCGTGGTCTCCACCCTCGCGACCCTGTATCCGGCCGCACAAGCGGCCCGCCTCTACCCGGTGGAGGCCATTCGCCATGAGTGAGACCGCTCAGCAAGCCCAAGGCGCTGTGGCCCCAGTGGTGGCAGCCGAGGGTGTGGTCATGGAGTACCGCGGCGGCGATGGCATGATTCTGCGCGTGCTCGATGAGGTCGCCATCGAGGTACAGCGCGGCGAGATGGTGGCCATCGTGGGGGAGAGCGGGGCCGGCAAGAGCACCCTGTTGCATGTGCTGGGGGCGTTGGACCGCCCGACGGCCGGCCGGGTGCGCCTGGATGGTCAGGCGGTGGAAACCCTCAGTGACGAAGCGGTGGACGCGCTGCGCAACCGGACGGTGGGCTTCGTTTTCCAGTTCCACCATCTCCTGCGCGAATTCTCGGCTATCGAGAACGTCATGATGCCGCTGAGGATTAGTGGAATGGAGGAGGCCGAGGCCCGGGAACGGGCGGCCGGTCTGTTGGCCCGCGTGGGGCTGGGGGAGCGCCTGCATCACCGGCCGGCGGCCATGTCGGGCGGAGAGCAGCAGCGTACGGCGGTGGCGCGGGCCCTGGCAGCCCGCCCGGCGGTGCTGCTGGCAGATGAACCAAGTGGCAATCTCGACCGTTACAACGCTGAGCGGTTGCACGACCTGTTTGCGGAACTGGCCCGCGAGCAGTCTCTGGGGTTGGTGGTAGTCACCCACAACCAGAGTCTGGCGGCACGGGCCGATCGAGTGCTTTCGTTGGTGGGAGGACGGTTGGTGGAGTCGGATGTCCGGGGGGACGGCTGATGCTGTGCGACAGCTGCAAGGAACGGGATGCGGTGGTGCACCTGACGCGGATCGTGGATAACGCGGTCACGCAGTTGCATCTCTGCGAAAAGTGCGCGGCGGCGAAGGGCGTGGAGACCACGCTTTCGGTGCCGCAGCACCCGTTGGGTGACATTCTGCAGGCGGTGCAGCAGCAGGCGCCCAGCACAAGTGAAGACGCGGCGGCCTGCGCGTTCTGCGGAGCCACGGCGCGTGATTTCCGCGCCAGTGGCCGGCTGGGTTGCGCGCACTGCTACGATGCCATGGAGCACAGCCTGCGCGAGTTGCTGCGGCGGCTGCATGGCAGCTCGCGTCATGTGGGTCAGCGTTACGATGCGCCGGTCACCCATGTGCTGGAGAAACCGGACACGCTGCACGACTTGCGGGACCGTCTGCGCCGCGCCGTCGAGGCGGAGCAGTTCGAACTGGCGGCGTCGCTCCGCGACCGCATTCGCCAGTTGGAGACGGAAACCGTATGACGAGTCCGCGCCCCGAGCTCGACTTGTCACTGCTGCCCGATGGTGGTGTGCAGTGGCTGGATGCATCGGGCCCCAATAGCGACGTGGTGATCTCCACTCGCATGCGATTGGCGCGCAACGTGAGCGGTTATGCGTTCACCGGACGGGCCCGCGATGGCGAGCGACTGCGTTTGCTGGCCCAGGTGCGTGATGCGCTGGGCGGTGTGCCCACACTGCGCAGTTCGGTGCTGGTGCGCCTCGATGAACTGGAGGCGGTGGATCGCCAGCTGCTGCATGAGCGGCATCTGGTGAGCAAGGAACTGGCCGGCCTCGATCCGCAGCATCCGGTGCGCTCAGGTGCTGCGGCCTTTCTGGGTGAACAGGCCGGCTTGCTGGTCAACGAAGAGGATCACCTGCGGCTGCAGGCTTTGCGGTCGGGCTTCGCCGTGGCGGAGGCCTTCGGAGCCGTAACGCGGCTCGATCGTGAGCTGGGCGCGCAGCTGCCCTATGCCTATCACCGCGAGTTCGGATTCCTCACGGCCTGTCCGACCAATACGGGCACCGGATTGCGGGCCTCGGTGTTGATCCACTTGCCGGGACTGGTGCTGACCAAGGAAATCGGCAAGGTGCTGGCCGGCCTGCAGCAGATGGGCCTCACGTATCGCGGGTTGTACGGCGAGGGGAGTGAGGTTGTGGGCAACTTTTTCCAGTTGTCCAACCAGACCACGCTGGGACGATCGGAAGAGGAGTTGCAGGACCTGCTCGTGCGCGTCGTGCGTCATGTGATCGAGCGCGAGGAGGAAGCCCGTCGTGTGCTGGTGCGGGATGCGGGCTATATTATCGAGGACAAGTTGTGGCGCGCCTACGGCACATTGCGGTACGCCCGCAGTCTGACGTTCGACGAAGCCATGAACTACCTGAGTGGCGTGCGACTGGCGGTCGGTCTGAAACTGATCACCGGGCTCAGTGTATACACTCTCAACAAGCTCCTGATTTTTGCGCAGACGGCACACCTCTCCCATGGCGAGGGGCGGGTGCTGACGGATGGCGAAGCAAACCTGGCCCGTGCCCGCTATGTGCGGCAGGTCCTGGTGAGCGAAGGCGGTGGTGTCGAATGAACCGCTTCCCAACGACCCTGAGGGGACGATGAACGGCTACAACTTCACCGAGCGGGTGCGGAAGGTCCTGGCCATGGCGCGCGAAGAAGCCGCGCGACTGCACCATGAGTACGTGGGCACGGAGCACATCCTGCTCGGCCTGATCCGCGAGGGGGAAGGGGTTGCGGCAGCAGTGCTGCAGAACCTCAACGTCGATCTCGACGACGTGACCACCAAAATCGAGGATACGGTCAAGAAGGGGAAGGCGGCGCAGGCCACCGGCCCGGATCTGCCGTATACATCGCGCGCCAAGAAGGTGCTGGAATTGGCCATGGCCGAGGCGCGCGATCTCAACCACAGCTATGTCGGCACCGAGCACCTGCTGCTTGGCCTGCTCCGTGAGGAGAAGGGCATTGCCGCGCAGGTGTTGACGGACGCGGGCGTCAACCTCGAAGCGGCGCGCGCTGAAACGCTGCGCCTGCTCGGCACGGAAATGCCGCAGGGTGGCACACCGCCGGCCGCCGAAAAGGCGGGCAGCGGGGCACCGCCGTCGGCCGCGTCGTCCTCGTCGGCCAAGGGCGAGAAGAAGTCCAAGACGCCGGCACTCGACCACTTCTGCCGCGACCTCACGCAGCTGGCGGCCGAAGGGCAGCTCGATCCCACGATCGGGCGTGCCAAGGAAATCGAGCGCGTCATGGAAGTGCTCACGCGCCGCAAGAAGAACAATCCGGTGCTCATCGGCGAACCCGGTGTAGGCAAGACGGCCATCGTCGAAGGGCTGGCACAGCTCATCGCGAACGGCGACTGCCCCGATTCGCTGCGCGACAACCGCGTGCTGTCGCTGGACATGGCGGCGGTCATTGCGGGCACCAAGTATCGCGGTCAGTTCGAGGAGCGCCTCAAGGCGGTCATGAACGAGATCGCGCAGAACAAGCAGGTCATTCTGTTCATCGACGAGCTGCACACGCTGGTCGGTGCCGGAGCGGCCGAAGGCGCCATCGACGCCAGCAACATGCTCAAGCCGGCGCTGGCGCGCGGCGAGCTGCAGTGCGTCGGTGCGTCCACGCTCAACGAGTACCGCAAGTACATCGAGAAGGACGGTGCGCTCGAGCGTCGCTTCCAGACCGTGGTGGTCGATCCGCCGTCAATCGACGAGACCGTGCAGATTCTGCAGGGCCTGCGCAAGAAGTACGAGGATCACCACCGGGTGAACATCCCCGACGAAACGCTGTTGGCGGCGGCCAAGCTGTCGGAGCGCTACATCACCGATCGCTTCCTGCCGGACAAGGCCATCGACGTCATCGACGAGGCGGGTGCGCGCGCGCGCCTGGCCGCGCAGGTGCCGCCGGCGGAAGTGGCGGAGCTCAAGGAACAGCTCGAAAAGATCAACGCCGACAAGGAAGCGGCGGTCCGCGACCAGAACTTCGAGCGCGCGGCCTCGCTGCGTGACACGGAGCGCGAGCTGCAGGGCGAAATCCGTCGCAAGCAGGACGAGTGGGAGCAGCGGCGTCAGTCGTTCCGCCCCACGCTCGGCGAGGAAGAGATCTCCTTCATCGTAAGTCGCTGGACGGGCATTCCCGTTACGCGTCTGCAGGAAGCGGAGACGTCGCGCCTGTTGCGCATGGAAGACGAGCTGCACGGCACCGTGGTGGGCCAGGACGAGGCCATCAAGGCGCTCGCGCGGTCCATCCGCCGCAGCCGCGCCGGTCTCAAGGATCCGCGTCGCCCCATTGGCTCGTTCATCTTCTCGGGTCCCACGGGTGTCGGCAAGACCGAGCTGGCGCGTGCGCTGGCCAAGTTCATGTTCGCGGACGCCTCGGCGCTCATTCGCGTGGACATGAGCGAGTACATGGAGAAGTTTTCCGTCTCGCGTCTGATTGGTGCGCCGCCGGGTTATGTGGGCTACGAGGACTCGGGGACGCTCACCAAGGCCGTGCGCCGCAAGCCGTACAGCGTCATCCTGCTCGACGAAATCGAGAAGGCGCATCCGGAT
The Gemmatimonas sp. UBA7669 genome window above contains:
- a CDS encoding UvrB/UvrC motif-containing protein, which codes for MLCDSCKERDAVVHLTRIVDNAVTQLHLCEKCAAAKGVETTLSVPQHPLGDILQAVQQQAPSTSEDAAACAFCGATARDFRASGRLGCAHCYDAMEHSLRELLRRLHGSSRHVGQRYDAPVTHVLEKPDTLHDLRDRLRRAVEAEQFELAASLRDRIRQLETETV
- a CDS encoding ABC transporter permease; this encodes MRALEMAIAWRYLRSRRGSRLLSLSSVISIAGVVVGVSALIIVMGVMSGLQYYLRERILVGSPDVRVLPYGDDMRLRDWQPVLEQVRRAPGVERAAPFVQTQALVRNLRGYPTGAQVVGLPPAGDGEVTAIRQQAILGEFAFRREGVDLPGVVLGRLLASKLNAFPGDTVVLYGVGTQEINASTGMLIPGYDSLVVTGLFETGLYDYDDGWAYVSLEAAQRFSGFGEDVTGIEVKTADRNAAPAVADTLRATLTAPVRAISWQEHNRSFFQALSLEKLGMGFILLLIFVVAAFNIVSTLTMVVSDKTREIGILRAMGLSATSVRRVFLWQGVVIGAVGTVGGLVLGISLAWLLEAKQLIALDPSVYLIDHLPVRLDIPDIVLIVGVSFVVSTLATLYPAAQAARLYPVEAIRHE
- a CDS encoding ATP-dependent Clp protease ATP-binding subunit, whose protein sequence is MNGYNFTERVRKVLAMAREEAARLHHEYVGTEHILLGLIREGEGVAAAVLQNLNVDLDDVTTKIEDTVKKGKAAQATGPDLPYTSRAKKVLELAMAEARDLNHSYVGTEHLLLGLLREEKGIAAQVLTDAGVNLEAARAETLRLLGTEMPQGGTPPAAEKAGSGAPPSAASSSSAKGEKKSKTPALDHFCRDLTQLAAEGQLDPTIGRAKEIERVMEVLTRRKKNNPVLIGEPGVGKTAIVEGLAQLIANGDCPDSLRDNRVLSLDMAAVIAGTKYRGQFEERLKAVMNEIAQNKQVILFIDELHTLVGAGAAEGAIDASNMLKPALARGELQCVGASTLNEYRKYIEKDGALERRFQTVVVDPPSIDETVQILQGLRKKYEDHHRVNIPDETLLAAAKLSERYITDRFLPDKAIDVIDEAGARARLAAQVPPAEVAELKEQLEKINADKEAAVRDQNFERAASLRDTERELQGEIRRKQDEWEQRRQSFRPTLGEEEISFIVSRWTGIPVTRLQEAETSRLLRMEDELHGTVVGQDEAIKALARSIRRSRAGLKDPRRPIGSFIFSGPTGVGKTELARALAKFMFADASALIRVDMSEYMEKFSVSRLIGAPPGYVGYEDSGTLTKAVRRKPYSVILLDEIEKAHPDVFNILLQVLDEGHLTDNYGRVIDFKNTVVIMTSNVGAKDITKGKSLGFATNDARGDFERIADKVKEEMGRVFNPEFLNRLDDVIVFHPLGKEHISQIVSILFADVQKRLAEEEITIKLTAEATEFLVDHGHDEHFGARPLKRAIQRYVEDPLSEKILTGEFSRGDDIEVAVSTSEKDKLEFRVLSPTPQAS
- a CDS encoding protein arginine kinase, with product MTSPRPELDLSLLPDGGVQWLDASGPNSDVVISTRMRLARNVSGYAFTGRARDGERLRLLAQVRDALGGVPTLRSSVLVRLDELEAVDRQLLHERHLVSKELAGLDPQHPVRSGAAAFLGEQAGLLVNEEDHLRLQALRSGFAVAEAFGAVTRLDRELGAQLPYAYHREFGFLTACPTNTGTGLRASVLIHLPGLVLTKEIGKVLAGLQQMGLTYRGLYGEGSEVVGNFFQLSNQTTLGRSEEELQDLLVRVVRHVIEREEEARRVLVRDAGYIIEDKLWRAYGTLRYARSLTFDEAMNYLSGVRLAVGLKLITGLSVYTLNKLLIFAQTAHLSHGEGRVLTDGEANLARARYVRQVLVSEGGGVE
- the prfB gene encoding peptide chain release factor 2 (programmed frameshift); amino-acid sequence: MQDGERLKVLARAEERLADMRGIFDVESKRSTLNAYEEEMADAAFWNDQEHARDIVQQVKVLKGWVEPTESLTSRIASARELDELLAMEPDAGMNADLDAEVERIVVELDAFELKSLLRGKDDFRDAQVEISAGAGGTEAQDWASMLLRLYTRWAERKGFEIEMLDLSEGEEAGIKGAVLEIKGQFAYGFLRPESGVHRLVRISPFDSQARRHTSFASVFVYPVVNEEINIEIREEDLRIDVYRASGAGGQHVNKTSSAVRITHLPTGIVCASQQERSQFKNKATAMKQLKNRLYQLEAEKQAAVKAAFDANKQDVTFGSQIRSYVFQPYTMVNDHRTELKIADVQKVMDGDIDPFIQAYLKQESAAGAEGGVA
- a CDS encoding ABC transporter ATP-binding protein; translation: MSETAQQAQGAVAPVVAAEGVVMEYRGGDGMILRVLDEVAIEVQRGEMVAIVGESGAGKSTLLHVLGALDRPTAGRVRLDGQAVETLSDEAVDALRNRTVGFVFQFHHLLREFSAIENVMMPLRISGMEEAEARERAAGLLARVGLGERLHHRPAAMSGGEQQRTAVARALAARPAVLLADEPSGNLDRYNAERLHDLFAELAREQSLGLVVVTHNQSLAARADRVLSLVGGRLVESDVRGDG
- the lysS gene encoding lysine--tRNA ligase; translation: MQARREKLDRLRAAGVEPFGYSFDRTHTAAEAVAALGSSEEGPEVTVAGRLVSWRSQGKTAFAHLADMDGRVQLYFRKDEIGDAAFAQLGDYDLGDWVGVRGTMMRTRTGEATIKVVQVELLSKSLRPLPLGKEQVVDGQLVRYSAFSDTEQRARQRYADLAVHPEVRALFRARSVLTRAIRSHLDGLGYLEVETPVLQPLYGGAAARPFITHHNTLDMPLYLRIADELYLKRLIVGGFERVYEIGHDFRNEGIDRTHNPEFTMLEFYEAFADYTTMMERVESLLVAASDAVRAIPIVGEKVPQLVTPFPRIEWVPSLSKAAGADVMAASDAELRSMAERIGVSKVSTLSRPKLLDEMFQELVESRIDTPTFVVDYPKELSPLAKPKRGGPEGITERFELFAKGKELANAFSELNDPIDQRERFEAQAALRAAGDDEASGVDEDYLRAMEYGMPPTGGVGIGIDRLFMYLTDTHNIRDVILFPTMRPE